CTTTAATTTTAATTTTTTTCATTTTTTATTTTCTACTTATTTTACCCCAACAAAAGAAAGCAAAACTTCATAAAAAAATGCTTGATGAATTGAAAGAAGGAGACAAAGTTATTACTGTTGGAGGACTTATTGGTGAGGTAGAAAAGATTAAAGAAGATATTGTAACTTTAAGATTTAAAGAAGAGACAAAAATTGATGTTGTTAAAAATGCGATTTCACAGGTAATGCCAAGAAAAAAAGAATGAAAAAAATTGGATATTTTGAAGTTTTTGATGGATGTGCAGGAGATATGCTTGCTGGAAGTTTAATAGATGCAGGTCTTGATATTGAAATTTTAAAAAAAGAACTTACCAAAATCCCTCTTAAAAATTACAGAATAGAAACGAAAAAAGTAAAAAGAAAGACAAAATTTGGACATGCTATAGAAGGAACACAATTTTTAGTTATTCCAGTTGAAAAATGGGAAGAAGAAACTTCATATAAAGATATTCTTAAAATTATTGAAAAAAGTTCATTTTCTATAATTATAAAAGAAAAAATAATGAAGATTTTTGATATTCTTGCTGAAGGAGAAAGTATTGTTCATAAAGAAGAAAAAGAAAAACTCCATTTCCATCAGGTAGGTCAAATTGATGCAATTATTGAAATAACAAGTGTCGTACTTGGGATTAAATTACTTGAAATAGAAAAAGTTTTTTCAAGTGCAGTAGGTGTTTCAAATATAGCTCCTGCAACAATAGAAATTTTAAAAGGAATACCAACAGTGCTCAAAAATGTTCCACAGGAAATTACAACTCCAACAGGTGCTGCAATTATCAAAGGGATTTCCAGTTTTACTCCTATTGTTTCAGATTTTTATATCAGTAAAGTTGGATATGGTGCAGGAACAAGAGAAGAACCATTACCAAATATGCTGAAATTCTTAATGGGAGAAATAAAACAGGAAAATGAAAGTGTTATGATCATAGAAACAAATATTGATGATATGAATCCAGTTTTAATAGGAAATTTATTTGAAAAACTTTATAGAAAGGGAGTTTTTGATGTATCTATATTTTCTGGCATAGGTAAGAAAAACAGACCTGTTTTTAAAATAGAAA
This bacterium DNA region includes the following protein-coding sequences:
- the yajC gene encoding preprotein translocase subunit YajC — translated: MNLTMAQATPPQASPLGALLPLILIFFIFYFLLILPQQKKAKLHKKMLDELKEGDKVITVGGLIGEVEKIKEDIVTLRFKEETKIDVVKNAISQVMPRKKE
- the larC gene encoding nickel pincer cofactor biosynthesis protein LarC, which encodes MKKIGYFEVFDGCAGDMLAGSLIDAGLDIEILKKELTKIPLKNYRIETKKVKRKTKFGHAIEGTQFLVIPVEKWEEETSYKDILKIIEKSSFSIIIKEKIMKIFDILAEGESIVHKEEKEKLHFHQVGQIDAIIEITSVVLGIKLLEIEKVFSSAVGVSNIAPATIEILKGIPTVLKNVPQEITTPTGAAIIKGISSFTPIVSDFYISKVGYGAGTREEPLPNMLKFLMGEIKQENESVMIIETNIDDMNPVLIGNLFEKLYRKGVFDVSIFSGIGKKNRPVFKIEIILPEEKFNEVINILFEETTTIGIRCRKENRVILEREIKEIDTEFGKIKVKISYMDNRIVNISPEYEDCKKIAEEKQIPLKTVYQKVYKNLENNLK